The window AACGCAGCCAACTCCTTTGAGTCAAAGTTCCCCTCTCCGGCCCACAAGGCAGCCACCAGCGAGACTGGAAGGGGCCAGGAGTGGGCTCGCAAAGGGACCTTTCTTCATAGTGAAAACAGCGCTTTTGAGTCATGGAACGCCCACCAACCCAGGCTGCCCGAGAGGAAGGATGCTGCTGACACTGTCGTAGAAAGCAAGGCTCCCAAGCATTGCGAGGACACGCCCTTGTTAAGAGAGCCCCCGGCCTCTGAGCCCAAAGCCTCCCCCTGCCACATCCGGGCCGGCTGCGGTCAGGAAGAGAACAGGCTGGCCGCAGGGACTCTCTCCACATCTGGAACCTGGGGATCTAGGGATCTGGGAGCCCAGGTATTGGCTACGGAGGGAAAAGCTTCCAGCTCACAGCCTGAGCCTCCGTTGAAACCGACCCATGCCCCCTGGAGGAAACCAAAGTCTGGCAAGGGAGGTAAAGAAAGTCTACAAGAGGCTTCAGAAGAGAAGAAGCAGACCAACTGGAGAGGCCCAGCCTTGTATACAAAGCACAATCCCCAGGGGCAATTTCCAGAAAAGGATGCTCTTGACATGCCTGTGGACCCCCGTGAGCATTACGATCCTCCTTTCAACATCAGCAAGCTTCTGACCCCTGTCATACCCAACAAGCATGTGCTGGAGTCATCCAACAGCCAGCCGGCAGAGAAAACCCCATCACCCACAGGACAGCTAAATGGATACCAAGAGAAGGAGCCCAGTGAATGTCAGTCCCGGGACAGTTACAAATCCAAAGCCCCCAGCCTGCTGTTCAACCTCAAAGATGTGCGGAAGCGTGTGAAGAGCACGTACAGTCCCTCGCCTCTCTTGAAAGGCCCCGATGAGAAAACCAGAGGCAAGCAAGAATCCCTGAGCAACGGCGGCCTCCTTCCCAACGGGCTCGAGGAAGGCCCTCCAGACGAGCTTTCTAAGGAGACACCAGCTGATGCCCCTCCCGTGTCACTCGTCAGTACCCAGAAGGACCCCCAAGCTGACCCCGGTGCAGCCTCTGCAGACAACTACCTAGCTCTCACCTCACCATCACCTAACACCAAAGCCCCCTTCTGTGTCAACGGCGAGGCCACCGACAGGAACAGCTATGAGAATGACGATGCCAATGGAGAATCGGAGATGGGTGGTGCCAGGCCCAGCTGGCGTCCAGACTCCAGGGAACACTGCCCCAGGAAACATCTGTCCCTGAAGCTTTGCAGTGGAGACCCTGAGGCAGGGAAGACTGCGGAGACCCCAAAGACCTCCGGCCTAGAGAATGGATTCTTGAGATCCGTCTCTCAAGATACAGAACCCGAGAGAGAGGCAAGACTTCAGAATCCAAACTTCAACCAGAAATTCTCCCCAGGGCCCCTTTCTCCCGAGGAGGAA of the Physeter macrocephalus isolate SW-GA unplaced genomic scaffold, ASM283717v5 random_341, whole genome shotgun sequence genome contains:
- the LOC102996198 gene encoding cardiac-enriched FHL2-interacting protein, which gives rise to MQGSKKCTDAFSDSSSIGSVLDDADREVSSLTDRAFRSLCISEDASFHDSDLALSPDITCQVFGNFHQRTVSHTHRKSGIWSQLPSQGTEHAGWAATFQQLPKYVQGEEKYPKSSPPLTPAQRRLEVPVSGLRNSNKPVSKVSSLIKSFDRTESQRCDSRPPTSKPPALKNPSKFAPLPESGVNFCFDSAFLTVRRVPAEVSSTHKTSHQPGRKHGEQESPKNPEMACHGPNSFLPTPENAANSFESKFPSPAHKAATSETGRGQEWARKGTFLHSENSAFESWNAHQPRLPERKDAADTVVESKAPKHCEDTPLLREPPASEPKASPCHIRAGCGQEENRLAAGTLSTSGTWGSRDLGAQVLATEGKASSSQPEPPLKPTHAPWRKPKSGKGGKESLQEASEEKKQTNWRGPALYTKHNPQGQFPEKDALDMPVDPREHYDPPFNISKLLTPVIPNKHVLESSNSQPAEKTPSPTGQLNGYQEKEPSECQSRDSYKSKAPSLLFNLKDVRKRVKSTYSPSPLLKGPDEKTRGKQESLSNGGLLPNGLEEGPPDELSKETPADAPPVSLVSTQKDPQADPGAASADNYLALTSPSPNTKAPFCVNGEATDRNSYENDDANGESEMGGARPSWRPDSREHCPRKHLSLKLCSGDPEAGKTAETPKTSGLENGFLRSVSQDTEPEREARLQNPNFNQKFSPGPLSPEEEDVFYSDSQSDFMPGLKGKAKFSTSSSDQSFASFEDQQKTWLAESQQEDGRNDVSVGNSQKDEKEKVMEEDELRDRTLRNGHACVEEHSKQESLQGEEESLPEGSPGKASREGANFRGTGTGGSKDTALSHAKDLTPSPCSTSNKHILFAIKDNTLK